One genomic region from Patescibacteria group bacterium encodes:
- the rplL gene encoding 50S ribosomal protein L7/L12, with protein sequence MSEEKKEVIVPEKFKSLVGEIEKMSVLDLAELVKILEDKFGVSAAAPVAMVGAMPGAAAPAVEEKDSFNVELTESGANKIAVIKAVREVTGLGLKDAKDMVDGAPKVVKEGVAKADAETMKKKLEEAGAKVALK encoded by the coding sequence ATGAGCGAAGAAAAAAAAGAAGTTATTGTTCCCGAAAAGTTTAAATCTTTAGTTGGGGAAATCGAAAAAATGTCCGTTTTGGATTTAGCTGAGCTGGTTAAAATTTTAGAAGACAAGTTCGGCGTTTCCGCCGCCGCTCCGGTGGCGATGGTCGGCGCTATGCCGGGAGCCGCCGCTCCGGCCGTGGAAGAAAAAGATTCCTTTAATGTGGAATTAACTGAATCTGGCGCCAATAAGATTGCCGTTATCAAGGCGGTTCGTGAAGTTACTGGTCTTGGTCTAAAAGATGCTAAAGATATGGTTGATGGAGCCCCGAAGGTTGTTAAAGAAGGAGTCGCTAAAGCCGATGCTGAAACAATGAAGAAGAAATTGGAAGAAGCCGGCGCCAAAGTGGCCCTGAAATAA
- the mltG gene encoding endolytic transglycosylase MltG, with product MKFLAKLGRIIFIFAVLSIIYGLILIYAPSRPGEEASFMIKEGSGVNKISQDLSNAGLVRSKLVFEFFIWAKGLETNIQAGEHRLNKGLSIKELTSKLVSGSSLSNERVITLIEGWTLRDIGEYLEKEGISRAEDFYKSAEADLSGEYDFLSSKPTGVGLEGYVFPDTYRIYKNSSAEEVIKKALNNLGQKLTTELQGQIKNQGKTVHEIMTLASIIEKEVKSDADKKMVAYLFGRRLKIGMPLQSDATVNYITHKNTERPTYDDINIASPYNTYRYRGLPPGPICNPGLAAIEAAINPTPNDYWYFLTTPDDKVIYSVTYEEHLANKSRYLK from the coding sequence ATGAAGTTTTTAGCCAAGCTTGGGCGGATTATTTTTATCTTCGCGGTTCTTTCCATCATTTACGGACTCATTTTAATTTATGCGCCGTCACGTCCCGGGGAGGAGGCAAGTTTTATGATTAAGGAAGGCAGCGGAGTTAACAAAATTAGCCAAGATTTAAGTAACGCTGGGCTTGTCAGAAGCAAGCTTGTTTTTGAATTTTTTATTTGGGCGAAGGGGTTGGAAACAAATATCCAGGCCGGCGAGCATCGCTTAAACAAGGGATTAAGCATAAAAGAATTGACCAGCAAATTGGTTTCAGGGAGTTCTTTAAGCAATGAGCGTGTCATCACTTTAATTGAGGGCTGGACTTTGCGTGATATCGGAGAATATCTTGAAAAAGAAGGAATTTCCAGGGCAGAGGATTTTTATAAATCCGCAGAAGCTGATTTGAGCGGCGAGTATGATTTTTTATCAAGCAAACCCACGGGCGTGGGTCTGGAAGGATATGTTTTTCCGGATACTTACAGAATTTATAAAAATTCCTCCGCGGAAGAGGTTATTAAAAAAGCGCTTAATAATTTGGGGCAAAAATTAACTACGGAACTTCAGGGGCAAATAAAGAATCAAGGCAAAACCGTTCACGAAATTATGACGCTGGCGAGTATTATTGAAAAAGAAGTTAAAAGCGACGCGGATAAAAAAATGGTCGCTTATCTTTTTGGTCGGCGGTTAAAAATCGGTATGCCGTTGCAATCCGATGCCACCGTCAATTACATCACTCATAAAAATACGGAGAGGCCGACATACGATGATATTAATATCGCCTCTCCTTACAATACCTATCGTTATCGCGGTTTACCCCCGGGGCCGATTTGCAACCCGGGTTTAGCGGCCATTGAAGCTGCGATTAACCCGACGCCGAATGACTATTGGTATTTTTTAACGACGCCCGATGACAAAGTTATTTACAGCGTCACTTACGAAGAGCACTTGGCTAATAAAAGTAGATATTTAAAATAA
- the polX gene encoding DNA polymerase/3'-5' exonuclease PolX, with protein MINQQLAQIFYNVADYLEMDEIPFKPRAYAKAAQFLESLDESAEDVYNRGGVKALEALPAIGASMARKIEEYIKTGKVRYYNDLRRQIPIKIEELTAVEGVGPRVAKELYRRLKITDLASLEKAARAGKIHRLPGFKEKSEENILRGVEFLKKSKGRKLLGQALPLAREIESRLNKLGYVKKAAVAGSVRRRKETIGDFDFVAASGNPEKAMDFFVSLPEVAEIHDKGKTLSSVRLNNGLDADLRVVRENQYGSVLHHFTGDKYHNIALRSLAKSRGLKISEYGVFRGSKCLASRTEKDVYATLGLPYIEPELRVNNGEIEAAAAGKLPKLISYKDIRGDLQLHTNWTDGHNSLEEMVMAAKKIGYEYIAITDHTKYLAMANGLDEKRILKYIEAIKKINRRLRGMRVLAGVEVNILKDGNLDIENSVLNKLDIVLAGVHSHFNQSGEEMTRRMERAMRNPNVDVIVHPSGRVLQRREGYAMDWPRVFKTAENTGTILEINAHFNRLDMEAERIREAVRAGVKLEISTDAHSVDHLWFMELGIAEARKGWARKEDVINTYPLGEMLKLLK; from the coding sequence ATGATTAATCAACAGCTGGCTCAAATTTTTTATAACGTCGCCGATTATTTAGAGATGGATGAAATACCGTTTAAACCAAGGGCCTATGCCAAGGCCGCCCAGTTTTTAGAGTCCTTAGATGAAAGCGCGGAGGATGTTTATAACAGGGGCGGGGTTAAAGCGCTGGAAGCCCTGCCAGCCATCGGCGCGAGCATGGCTAGGAAGATTGAAGAATATATTAAAACCGGCAAGGTTAGGTATTATAATGATTTGCGTCGGCAGATACCCATTAAAATTGAAGAACTTACTGCCGTTGAAGGCGTGGGGCCAAGGGTGGCCAAGGAGCTTTATCGTCGTCTAAAAATCACAGACCTTGCTTCGCTGGAAAAAGCGGCTCGGGCGGGGAAAATTCACCGCCTGCCGGGGTTTAAAGAAAAATCAGAAGAAAACATTTTGCGCGGTGTAGAATTTTTAAAAAAGAGCAAAGGGCGCAAGCTTTTGGGGCAGGCGTTGCCCTTGGCGAGAGAAATTGAGAGTCGTCTTAATAAATTAGGTTATGTTAAGAAAGCGGCCGTGGCGGGTTCAGTGCGCCGGCGCAAAGAGACTATCGGCGATTTTGATTTTGTCGCCGCTTCCGGCAATCCAGAAAAAGCGATGGATTTTTTTGTTTCTCTGCCAGAGGTGGCGGAGATTCACGATAAGGGTAAAACTTTGTCGTCCGTAAGATTAAATAATGGCCTGGATGCGGATTTGCGAGTAGTGCGGGAAAACCAGTATGGTTCAGTTTTACATCATTTTACCGGTGATAAATACCACAATATCGCTTTGCGCAGTTTGGCTAAAAGCCGGGGCTTGAAAATCAGCGAGTACGGGGTGTTTCGCGGGAGCAAGTGTTTGGCGAGCAGAACTGAAAAAGATGTCTATGCCACCCTGGGTTTGCCTTATATTGAACCGGAATTGCGCGTGAATAACGGAGAAATAGAGGCCGCCGCTGCCGGCAAATTGCCCAAACTTATTTCCTATAAAGATATTCGCGGCGATTTACAGCTCCACACCAATTGGACCGACGGCCATAATTCTTTGGAAGAAATGGTGATGGCGGCGAAAAAAATCGGTTATGAATATATTGCCATCACCGACCATACCAAATATCTGGCCATGGCTAATGGGTTAGACGAGAAAAGAATTTTAAAATACATTGAGGCTATCAAGAAAATCAACCGGCGCTTGAGAGGGATGCGAGTTTTGGCGGGAGTGGAAGTCAATATTTTAAAAGACGGCAATTTGGATATCGAGAATAGTGTGTTAAACAAATTGGATATAGTTTTAGCGGGAGTTCATTCGCATTTTAATCAAAGCGGAGAAGAGATGACCCGGCGGATGGAAAGAGCCATGCGTAATCCCAATGTTGATGTGATAGTTCATCCGAGCGGGCGAGTGCTTCAAAGGCGCGAGGGCTACGCGATGGACTGGCCGCGAGTTTTTAAAACAGCCGAAAACACCGGAACGATTTTGGAAATCAACGCCCATTTTAACCGTTTGGATATGGAGGCGGAAAGAATCAGGGAAGCGGTGCGCGCTGGCGTGAAACTGGAAATCAGCACGGACGCTCATTCCGTTGACCATTTATGGTTTATGGAATTGGGCATCGCCGAAGCGCGCAAGGGCTGGGCGAGAAAAGAAGATGTCATTAATACTTATCCCTTGGGAGAAATGTTAAAATTATTAAAATAA
- a CDS encoding PD-(D/E)XK nuclease family protein, with translation MSIKKKKKWLSHSGLSGKERCPRCFWLQYNKGIYQPEGIVSRLANRFDNVIKNYFDLYRPLGELPPMIEGKVKGKLENPFQEIYFYDYDNDYGFYGKLDECLVGKDGKYTPVDHKTSSSDPREKETLPAYQEQLDAYAFLLEKNGKPASGIGHLIYFYPDHSEKLHNGFPMIIHVETLKTNTKNTLKRIEEGIKILRGQIPEPSAACPFCSWYDALSKELKNKL, from the coding sequence ATGTCTATAAAGAAAAAGAAAAAATGGCTGTCGCATAGCGGACTTTCCGGCAAGGAACGTTGTCCTAGGTGTTTTTGGCTGCAATATAACAAAGGAATTTACCAGCCCGAAGGAATAGTTTCCCGTTTGGCTAACAGATTTGACAATGTTATTAAGAATTATTTTGACCTTTATCGGCCTTTAGGAGAATTGCCGCCGATGATTGAGGGGAAAGTGAAAGGTAAATTAGAAAATCCTTTTCAGGAGATATATTTTTATGATTATGATAATGATTATGGTTTTTACGGCAAGCTGGACGAATGTTTAGTCGGTAAGGACGGTAAATATACGCCGGTGGACCACAAAACTTCCAGTTCCGACCCGCGCGAAAAAGAAACCTTGCCGGCTTATCAGGAGCAATTGGACGCCTACGCTTTTCTCTTGGAAAAAAACGGGAAACCGGCGAGCGGCATCGGTCATCTTATTTATTTCTATCCCGACCATAGTGAAAAACTGCACAATGGTTTCCCGATGATTATCCACGTGGAAACACTAAAAACCAATACCAAAAATACTTTAAAGAGAATAGAGGAGGGGATTAAAATTTTACGCGGCCAGATTCCGGAGCCGTCTGCCGCTTGCCCCTTTTGTTCGTGGTACGATGCCTTGTCCAAAGAATTAAAAAATAAATTATAG
- the rplJ gene encoding 50S ribosomal protein L10: protein MPKTKQKKQEILKSFKDKLATAKAVVFAKFTGLTVKDITDLRNKCRKEGVFYGVAKKTLLKKALDEAGFNLPLDGEIAVAFSEKDEVAAAKILDIFAKDHEQVKFLSGILENKILTAEEVKGLAKLPSKKELLAKMVGSIQAPVSGFVNVLAGNLRGLANVLNAIKNQKTN from the coding sequence ATGCCCAAAACTAAACAAAAAAAACAGGAAATTTTAAAAAGTTTTAAAGATAAATTAGCCACCGCTAAAGCGGTTGTTTTTGCCAAATTTACCGGTTTAACCGTTAAGGACATAACTGATTTACGCAATAAATGCCGCAAGGAGGGGGTTTTTTACGGCGTAGCCAAAAAGACCTTGTTAAAGAAAGCTTTAGATGAGGCCGGCTTTAATCTTCCCTTAGACGGTGAAATTGCCGTGGCTTTTTCCGAAAAAGACGAAGTAGCCGCTGCTAAGATTTTAGACATTTTTGCCAAAGACCACGAGCAGGTTAAATTTTTATCCGGTATTTTAGAAAATAAGATTTTGACCGCCGAAGAAGTCAAAGGTCTTGCCAAGTTGCCTTCAAAGAAAGAATTATTGGCTAAAATGGTAGGCAGTATTCAGGCTCCGGTGAGCGGGTTTGTCAATGTTCTCGCGGGTAATTTACGCGGTTTAGCGAACGTGCTCAACGCTATTAAAAATCAAAAAACTAATTAA
- a CDS encoding divergent PAP2 family protein → MYDILIATLIAGFGAQVLKILIETIQGKKTWKDPFVYGGMPSSHAAFVGALVTGVGIADGLNSTTFAIALIFAILVIRDAAGLRRRVGYHGIVLKKLIADVRDKSQFPEITTRLGHTPLEITAGLALGFIVTYWWMLLR, encoded by the coding sequence ATGTACGACATTTTAATCGCCACCTTAATCGCTGGTTTCGGCGCGCAAGTATTAAAAATTTTAATTGAAACAATCCAGGGCAAAAAAACCTGGAAAGACCCGTTTGTCTACGGCGGAATGCCTTCTTCCCACGCCGCTTTTGTCGGAGCGCTGGTCACCGGGGTAGGAATTGCCGACGGCCTTAATTCCACTACCTTTGCCATTGCCCTGATTTTTGCCATTCTCGTTATCCGCGACGCCGCCGGACTGCGCCGCCGCGTGGGTTATCACGGCATAGTTCTTAAAAAATTAATCGCAGACGTCAGAGATAAAAGTCAATTTCCGGAAATCACCACCCGCTTGGGCCATACGCCGCTGGAAATCACTGCCGGATTGGCCTTAGGATTTATCGTCACTTATTGGTGGATGCTATTGAGATAA
- the pyrH gene encoding UMP kinase, which produces MPSKKVVISLGGSLVYTKSGIDDNFLRKFRNFIVAQTKRNVKFIIVVGGGVLARNYQEVVRKIKTASDVDLDWAGIMATRANASLVKIALGNLCEDQIAINLNGTIKWSKKVLVAAGWKPGWSTDYDAVYLADKFKIKTVVNLSNVDFIYDKNPLKYKTARPQKELSWREYLKIVGNKWVPGSNLPFDPIASQLGKKKKIRAVFLNGRNFVNLERCLGGKSFKGSVIK; this is translated from the coding sequence ATGCCATCTAAAAAAGTAGTTATTTCCCTGGGCGGTTCTTTGGTGTATACCAAGTCGGGGATTGATGACAATTTTTTGAGAAAATTCAGAAATTTTATAGTTGCGCAAACTAAGAGAAACGTGAAATTCATTATTGTCGTCGGTGGCGGAGTTTTAGCGCGAAACTATCAGGAGGTTGTCAGAAAGATAAAAACCGCCAGCGATGTTGACCTTGATTGGGCGGGGATAATGGCGACGCGAGCCAATGCTTCGTTAGTGAAAATCGCCCTCGGTAATTTATGCGAAGACCAAATAGCCATTAATCTTAATGGCACGATAAAATGGTCTAAAAAAGTTTTGGTAGCCGCCGGCTGGAAACCGGGGTGGTCAACAGATTATGATGCCGTATATTTAGCAGACAAATTTAAAATTAAAACCGTTGTTAATTTATCCAATGTTGATTTTATTTACGATAAAAATCCCCTGAAATATAAAACCGCCCGCCCCCAAAAAGAGTTGTCATGGAGAGAATATCTGAAAATAGTCGGGAATAAATGGGTGCCGGGGTCCAATCTGCCGTTTGACCCCATTGCCAGCCAGTTGGGGAAAAAGAAAAAAATAAGAGCGGTGTTTTTAAATGGCCGGAATTTTGTTAATTTAGAAAGATGTTTGGGCGGGAAAAGTTTCAAGGGGTCGGTAATTAAATAG
- a CDS encoding CAP domain-containing protein, with the protein MKNKNSQFLKLILPALILLVYSSGILFLSPPVARADVKEQNLTASINGLRIQNRLSPLQENEKLNRAARARAEDMFKRQYFAHQSPKGQTFIDELLKEEYYFESAGENLAQDFRAEDKLLETWLNSPAHKQNIFNPEFEETGIAKVEGIIDGQQTILVVQIFAKPSTQKNDTFIFINNTKKQNNVLGAYISPNFGRQWKIFDWLLLGSIVVGAACCLRKTFKHY; encoded by the coding sequence ATGAAAAACAAAAACAGCCAATTTTTAAAATTAATTTTACCTGCTCTAATCTTATTGGTATACTCAAGCGGTATACTTTTTTTATCCCCGCCAGTCGCGAGAGCGGATGTTAAAGAACAAAATCTTACGGCATCAATCAATGGCCTTAGAATCCAAAACAGATTATCCCCGCTTCAAGAGAATGAAAAATTAAACCGCGCCGCCCGGGCCCGGGCGGAAGATATGTTTAAAAGGCAATACTTCGCCCATCAATCGCCCAAAGGGCAAACTTTCATTGATGAACTATTAAAAGAAGAGTATTATTTTGAATCAGCTGGAGAAAATTTAGCGCAGGATTTCCGCGCTGAAGATAAATTGCTGGAAACCTGGCTTAATAGTCCGGCTCATAAACAAAATATCTTTAACCCAGAATTTGAAGAAACTGGAATTGCAAAAGTTGAAGGTATTATCGATGGCCAGCAAACAATTTTGGTGGTTCAAATTTTTGCCAAACCTTCTACCCAAAAAAATGACACTTTCATCTTTATTAATAATACTAAAAAACAAAATAACGTTTTAGGGGCTTACATCTCGCCTAATTTTGGCCGCCAGTGGAAAATTTTTGACTGGCTGCTCCTTGGCTCCATCGTTGTCGGCGCGGCTTGTTGCTTAAGAAAAACTTTTAAACATTATTGA
- a CDS encoding sugar phosphate nucleotidyltransferase produces the protein MNQKEYSAGAVIFRKANSRRKYLLLYSTNGYWSLPRGHIEKGETDVVAAKREIQEETGLKNLKFISGFKVRGGFVNKQKNINKDIVYFLAETKEKNITVSPPEHKGYIWVDYKEAMRRAGYSNTKNLLRQAEDFLNNRRGQMKLVIMAGGGGTRLWPISRINSPKQIHPLIGKDTLLQATWKRVAGDFKKEDIFVSSNIKYREYIKRQLPNLHLVNLILDPERKDTAAAIGLAALKLYHDNPRNILVTVNSDAHIKNSKEYVRILKLTERVASENPERAVLVGINPSYPETGYGYIKLGRQWRKIGQDAVFYGEKFVEKPDLETAKKYFKRWDYLWNPAIFVFRVDHLLDLYEKHLPEMYNILMNIYKALGGQDEEKIIREEFRKIKPISFDYGIMEKIGQEMLVIPADFGWSDVGHWRTIRDILAKKEGENVANGEYIGIDSGGNLVLSFSKKLIATVGVKNHIIVETGDAILICPQERAQEVKKVVAELKKQKLKKYL, from the coding sequence ATGAATCAAAAAGAATATTCAGCCGGAGCGGTTATTTTTAGAAAAGCCAATAGTCGGAGAAAATATCTGCTTTTGTATTCCACGAATGGCTATTGGAGTTTGCCACGTGGGCATATAGAAAAAGGGGAAACGGACGTGGTGGCGGCGAAAAGAGAAATTCAGGAAGAGACAGGTTTAAAAAATCTAAAATTCATTTCCGGGTTTAAAGTTCGCGGCGGCTTTGTTAATAAGCAGAAAAATATTAATAAAGACATTGTATATTTTTTAGCCGAGACCAAAGAAAAAAATATTACGGTTTCTCCGCCGGAACACAAGGGGTATATTTGGGTTGATTATAAAGAGGCGATGAGAAGAGCCGGGTATTCTAATACTAAAAATTTATTAAGGCAGGCGGAAGATTTTTTGAATAATCGCCGCGGCCAAATGAAACTCGTGATTATGGCCGGCGGCGGCGGCACGCGCTTATGGCCCATTTCCCGCATAAATTCTCCCAAACAAATCCATCCTCTAATCGGCAAAGACACCTTGCTTCAGGCGACCTGGAAGCGCGTGGCTGGTGATTTTAAAAAAGAAGATATTTTTGTTTCTTCCAATATAAAATACAGAGAATATATAAAAAGGCAGCTGCCGAATTTACATCTGGTCAACCTGATTTTGGATCCGGAGAGAAAAGACACGGCCGCGGCTATTGGGCTGGCCGCTTTGAAGCTTTATCATGATAATCCGCGCAATATTTTAGTGACAGTTAATTCCGACGCCCATATTAAAAACTCCAAAGAGTATGTCAGAATTTTAAAGTTGACTGAACGGGTGGCAAGCGAGAATCCGGAACGAGCTGTTCTCGTTGGCATTAATCCGAGTTATCCCGAGACGGGTTATGGTTATATCAAGCTCGGTCGGCAGTGGAGAAAAATCGGTCAGGATGCGGTTTTTTACGGAGAGAAATTTGTGGAAAAGCCGGATCTGGAAACGGCTAAAAAATATTTTAAAAGATGGGATTATCTTTGGAACCCGGCAATTTTTGTTTTCAGGGTTGACCATCTATTGGACCTTTATGAAAAGCATTTGCCGGAAATGTATAATATATTGATGAATATCTATAAGGCCCTGGGCGGTCAAGATGAAGAAAAAATTATCAGAGAAGAGTTTCGGAAAATTAAACCGATTTCCTTTGATTACGGCATTATGGAAAAAATCGGTCAAGAAATGCTGGTGATACCGGCGGATTTCGGTTGGTCGGACGTGGGTCATTGGCGGACAATCAGAGATATTTTAGCCAAAAAAGAGGGGGAAAATGTCGCGAACGGAGAATATATCGGGATTGACAGCGGCGGGAATCTCGTTTTAAGTTTTAGCAAAAAATTAATTGCCACAGTGGGAGTTAAAAATCATATTATCGTGGAAACCGGCGACGCCATTTTAATCTGTCCGCAAGAACGGGCGCAGGAGGTGAAAAAGGTGGTGGCAGAACTAAAAAAACAAAAACTTAAAAAATATTTATAA
- the metK gene encoding methionine adenosyltransferase — MYLKTAESVTEGHPDKVCDQISDAILDACLRQDPNSRVAVETFGAHGLLVIGGEVTSEANFNPEQIAREVYKKIGYNDELEVISHIVQQSPEIGRGVDFGGAGDQGIMYGYATMETGEYLPKSIILAHNLARRLAYLRRNDPEFFWLRPDGKTQATFADGKIKTVLVSTQHEDNMSQGDIREKLIKGLIEPLVGDLSEIEILINPSGSFVTGGFMADTGLTGRKIMVDTYGGLLPHGGGAFSGKDPSKVDRSAAYMCRFAAKNIVASGLAKSCLVSVAYAIGKEDPLMLVAKTSGGQDLTEVLKKNFDFRPRAIIERLGLRRPIYQPTAAYGHFTNAAYPWEEIVGLK, encoded by the coding sequence ATGTATTTAAAAACAGCGGAAAGCGTGACGGAAGGCCATCCCGACAAGGTTTGCGACCAGATATCCGACGCCATTTTAGACGCCTGTTTGAGGCAGGACCCGAACTCGCGCGTGGCGGTGGAAACTTTTGGCGCCCACGGTCTTTTGGTAATCGGCGGGGAAGTGACGAGTGAGGCGAATTTTAATCCAGAACAGATTGCTCGGGAGGTTTATAAAAAAATCGGTTATAACGATGAGCTGGAAGTTATTTCTCATATTGTTCAGCAGTCGCCGGAGATTGGTCGGGGGGTTGATTTTGGCGGAGCGGGGGACCAGGGGATTATGTATGGTTATGCGACCATGGAGACGGGGGAGTATTTGCCAAAGTCGATAATTTTAGCTCATAATTTAGCTCGCCGTTTGGCTTATTTGCGAAGAAATGACCCGGAGTTTTTTTGGTTACGGCCGGACGGGAAAACTCAAGCCACTTTTGCCGACGGGAAAATTAAAACAGTTTTGGTTTCCACCCAGCATGAAGATAATATGAGTCAGGGTGATATTAGAGAAAAACTAATCAAGGGTTTGATAGAGCCGTTAGTTGGCGATTTGTCCGAGATTGAAATTTTGATAAACCCCAGCGGCAGTTTTGTCACCGGAGGTTTTATGGCTGATACCGGACTCACTGGCAGAAAAATAATGGTAGATACTTACGGTGGGCTTTTGCCTCACGGTGGCGGGGCTTTTTCCGGCAAAGACCCCTCCAAGGTTGACAGAAGCGCCGCTTATATGTGCCGCTTTGCCGCTAAAAATATAGTGGCCAGTGGGTTGGCCAAAAGTTGTCTTGTTTCAGTAGCCTATGCTATCGGCAAAGAAGACCCTTTGATGCTTGTGGCTAAAACTTCCGGCGGCCAAGATTTGACGGAAGTTCTTAAGAAAAATTTTGACTTTAGGCCAAGAGCAATTATTGAAAGGTTAGGGTTAAGAAGACCAATCTATCAACCCACAGCCGCTTATGGCCACTTTACCAATGCGGCCTATCCCTGGGAAGAAATAGTGGGATTAAAATAA
- a CDS encoding HD domain-containing protein, whose protein sequence is MYDLIQKAVKIAVMAHGNQKRKDNKKLPFIFHPISVGMILLKEGFNDKVVAAGILHDVFEDTNFSKEEMIKEVGEDVVEIVEYATHNNRLFWEEKMEEYIKKLRFAPSGAKAVVAADKIHNLSCFCETYKKSGQNLWKKFHGGRSAQIKFHENVYLSLSNEWGHRLLREYKKLIQKFKKLK, encoded by the coding sequence ATGTACGATTTGATACAAAAAGCCGTGAAAATTGCGGTGATGGCGCATGGCAATCAAAAAAGGAAAGACAACAAAAAGTTGCCATTTATTTTCCATCCGATTTCGGTGGGAATGATTTTATTAAAAGAAGGATTTAATGATAAAGTTGTGGCCGCGGGGATTCTGCACGATGTTTTTGAGGATACTAATTTTAGCAAAGAGGAAATGATAAAAGAAGTAGGGGAAGACGTTGTAGAAATAGTAGAATATGCTACCCATAACAATCGACTGTTTTGGGAGGAAAAAATGGAAGAATACATAAAAAAATTAAGGTTTGCTCCCAGCGGAGCCAAGGCGGTCGTGGCTGCCGACAAAATTCATAATTTAAGCTGTTTTTGCGAGACTTACAAAAAATCCGGTCAAAATTTATGGAAAAAATTTCACGGCGGGCGAAGTGCACAGATTAAATTTCATGAGAATGTTTATTTGTCTTTAAGCAATGAGTGGGGCCATCGTTTGCTCAGGGAGTATAAAAAGTTGATTCAGAAGTTTAAAAAGTTAAAATAA
- a CDS encoding phage holin family protein → MKLFLRWMIYAAALILAAYLIPGVAVASFYSALIAALILGLINALIRPLVIILTLPINILSLGIFTFIINALMLWLASTMVKGFYIADFGSALWAALLLWIISLAVNWIFKED, encoded by the coding sequence ATGAAATTATTTTTGCGCTGGATGATTTACGCCGCCGCCCTTATTTTAGCGGCTTATTTGATTCCCGGCGTGGCAGTAGCCAGCTTTTATTCGGCTTTGATAGCCGCCCTGATTCTCGGACTGATTAACGCGCTCATCCGGCCGCTGGTTATTATTCTGACTTTGCCCATAAATATCTTGAGTCTGGGGATTTTTACTTTTATTATCAATGCCCTGATGTTGTGGTTAGCCAGCACTATGGTTAAAGGTTTTTATATAGCGGATTTTGGTTCAGCTCTGTGGGCGGCCTTGCTTTTGTGGATTATTTCTTTAGCTGTTAATTGGATTTTTAAAGAAGATTAA